From the Hevea brasiliensis isolate MT/VB/25A 57/8 chromosome 13, ASM3005281v1, whole genome shotgun sequence genome, the window AagcttgcccaaaaactgactatAGCTTGCCCTAAAATTTACTTGAATCCGGGTGTCCAAAATCTAGACCTATAAAactgatcatatgaatagtatttgttcaaatggccataactttttatagagaggtccaaatgacctgattcttgaatccATGGGAAGATTAGACATAGTaggacaacttttatgaagaatagaaaccaaaattctgaccataacctaatcaaattactaataaaaattagctcaacaaaactgccagaatcaaaatttacctaaaaattctggacaatgaccaatccggccagttatggtaatttgaccataaattgagttacaaaactcgaaatggagtgattcaaaaaggaaattaaattagagacattaaagaacaactttgatgaagagatgttagccaaaatcccactatagaatggtccaatggaacagtaaacataggtgacaaaatctgaaaatttggaaaTAATCCTAGGGagctttgaattgtaattggcaactaatgccaacaaattaaaatctcaaaatatggtattattatgaaattagaatttgtaatcctattatttattaaatagttaaaatttgtatgaatagtaatgtgaatagtaaataCAATGACACAAAATGCAAGAACTAAATtactagaggaaattaaggtatgaagttTGGAATCCattaaatgttcatggattacttggaatacgaatggtaattcacctaaatgacttaatgaacacttAAGTTATATGAATAggtagttaagatttgtattcccatcacTATTAGACCTCATAAGACATAAGTAttacaacttgaaatatgaaataaaattaacctaaatggattgttaagtataaatgagatgaagttaACATTAAgacttatgtttctattacaaataagataataacaccttgtacaaTAAATGAtacatgagaggaattaaagtaaatcataaatacttagtaagtaaaatacttcttgaattatgaattcatataaatattgtaacgaataaatgaatcacatgaatgtGTGAATGGGATATTaattctcatcatgagagaaaggaagaatgttttgagtataacGGTATGTGAAAataattgatatgaattgtgatcaatatagatcatataatgaatgtataaattacatagaaatgtgatttggaaattatgcttccatcataactagaattaaaatgctataaaatataaatagaaaatataatgaaataataaaacatatgaaCATTTAatagtactaatgtgcccatgtattgcctagaaacGTATGTCAGATtaaatagattggcatgccaataggggattgtttgagcagtactgcgtaaggctttatgcctagatttatggctttatgctcgcatttatggcttgtatgcccaACTATTTATTATCgtggcttcttagccatattgattgcatacgtggttaatGTTTTGTGTATTCACGTCCCaaggtatgatggcccgaggcactgcggtgcccTGTGTCAGCTTATATTGATTATAAATGTAGTTGACGTTTTGCATCCCATAGtataacggcccgaggcaccatggtgtccagtgccaaggacccgcttatctagtttagtcagcctgtcataggttacttgggcagtgaataaGTCAAGAATATTaggaattaataatattaaaaattaaataaatgagtaagagatACTTGAAATGAACTAAATtagctataaaattttatttattatgaaatgatctaaaacgtaagaaaatgtgaaataaagtaataaaaagattagtaaaataaatttaacttaaataaatattacaaatgcatctcctataatactatgaatattaattttaatattttaattaattttgtataatatatattattactgtgaaattaagagataagcacttccaaaaatgtcAAGAATGACAATATATATTTAGTATTAAAATTctatatgaaattaaaataattttttattacaggaattaggctttatttttatcgttatttgtatattatttccttgttgtattattgcaccactaagcaaaaatgcttagcacgatggattgttcctcgcgtaggtactgaagacaaaacccagtggatattagactgggattttggagtccggatctgcaaagtgtccaaggttgttacctcctcagcaatgcatgtagatagggcccatataggtcatattatgtattttgcacattataattagttattatgttgaaatgtaaattatgaaattataattaatatgtatgtgatgtaaattaataaattggctctttcatatgtaattaatttgtatatcttgtaaattataaatttatgtaattagtgtgtgaatcatgtaaattaatgaaatttgagatttttttttttttttttttgtgaattaagcatgaatggaaatgtaaggaaatgaatgtgaaattgaaatatataaatgatattcGAAATGATGAAATGATTatgatgagtatggatgagatttttattgtaaaatattattaaaaatttcaagcaggtaaatagtaaaatacgctaactggaaataaaataggagaaactccattagtttctccgaaagaaatataattgatttcaaaataaaatgagaataaattattaagagaataaagtaagataagatagagtgctccggcaccgagtgtaacatgccttgctcgactacactatagacagatgaggggtgtcacacaaacCATTTTCCACATACAAAGTACTAACCTTAACACCTTAAACAAACTAAAAGGAAGGAAAGTAGACCTACATCACGTATTTAGGTTTCCAAAAGGAAGAGTTTCTTCCATTTTTTCTCTATACCACTTGAGAGGGGAGAGAAAGGGTATCTTTACCCTTTTTAGAGGCTTAGAGTTGATTCTCCTTCACTAGGAGCTAGGTATGGTGTTTTGGGTTGCAAGGAGTGGGGAACTAAAGGGAGAAGGGAAAAAATGGGAAGAGAGGTGGACAAAACCTTTGGGTTTTATATTCTGGTCTAAGCAACTTCGGCGGTTGAATTGTGTAAACAAACTTTGTATATTGAAGCTCTCCTTTCACTTGTTCTCTCTTTCCCAAACTAACTTCCTTTGGACGTTTTCTTCATTTGAGACTTTTGAGAATATTTTGTCTTAGGCATAGGTTCTGGCTAAACTAGGTGAGGAGTATTACAACTCAGCTACACATACCTCAATTTCAACCCTAAAAAAAAAGAGTGTGGAATAACATCTCCATTTCTTGCCAATATTAAGCAGAGTTTCTATGAACAGTGGAATATCAACTGAATGTAACACCAGTGAGGGAGTTTAGGAAAGTCTAAGTTTTTAAATGGCGAAGTTatcataattcacaaattcaCTTCATTGAATTATGGACCTTGCTATGTGTTTTAAGGTTGATTGTCCATCCTTACCTAAAAATACACTAAAATCAAGGATGCAGTAACGTCTTAGATATGGATTCTCCATATCAATGGCATCCAGGAAATGCTTTACTCATAAAGCTCCAAAATAGTGTCTTAAGCTACATCCATGGTTACTTGAGGAGTAGCTACAACCATAAGTACCTGGACCACAGGTGTTGATACCTGAGGCATTGGTGCGACTAGTTGAGGTACCTACACAATAGACATGGTAGTTCCTCTGTGATTACTACCCGTCAAGCCCAACATCACCTAAGGCATCTACACCTACTAAGGAACTAGTACCACTTGATAGCATTAAATTGCCTCTCCATTATAAACACGCAAGTGAGTTACCATATTAGTATTGGTAAGAATTCGAGTGAAGCAACAATCCTAGTACTAGGGTAGCTAGTTTGAATTGGTACTCTGGACTAATTAGCCATCGCTCCTCTCTTCTATGAGGTCGCTGATACCTTTCTTTGCTTTGAGCCTTGCTACCACTAGTACTATTCCGCAGAGTTCATAGCTAAGGATACCCACAAGCTCCCTGGGACTTTTAGACACTGTGTTAGATTCCTTTAGCCTACAGACTTAGCCATTAAAAACTATAGGAACTAGCAAATTAGACTTTTAGAAAAGAACAAGCATAAATTTATCCACGGTATTGTTAAAATTTCCATTCCACTTCTCAATGTCTTTCTTCAAAACATTAGTGATGATTAACACAAGATTCTTTTTAGGATTTTACATAGAAGAAACAATTATTAACTCACCTCACACTTGGTTAGGAAAAGTAACTGAGTACGTACAATCTTTGTTGGTATAAATTCCGGATAACTTCTCTTTGAAGAGTTTGTCTCTTTTCAAAATGCTCCACCATAAGGAGAACTTGAACATTTAGACCAACTACCCTGGGGCTTCCTTCCCTATCTTAAGACCCAATGgtcaatatattaaattaaattatccaATTAATTTAGCCTTATCCATAGCTCAAGATGGTAAAAGACTAATAGTCAGAGTGGAATAATTAATGTGGAGCTTAAAGTAGTTAAATAATAACCTAAATGTGTGGGtagttatttaaattaaagtaGTTGTAGATAAGAAACACTACCTAATACTCTCCTAAAATCAAGTTATAAGATATAATAGGTGGTTGCTCATAGTTATTCAAAATTCAAGTACTAGAGAGAATGGAATCATGCATGGATAAGGTGGTTGTAAGTGGTTAGGTGGTTTCAGATAGTGGATGTAGTGGTGCAAAATTGGTGGGCAAGTATAGTGGTGTAAAATTGGTGGGCAAGTATCTAAAGATAAAATCCAATGATCTTCTTTGGAAGATTTGGTGGAGCAATTGAATCAAGGTGTAGATAGTTGATGTAGTGAGAAATTTTTTGGTGCAGTAGACTTGGCTAGTAACCAATTTTCTCTATAAATAGAGGTGCAAGGCTTCATTTCAAGGACATACAATATTAGCTAAATCAACTTACTAGACATAATGTCTTAGCTTAGTTTCTCTTAGTTTAGCCTTTCCTTTTGCATTTCAGTTAGCCTTTTAATTTTTCGGTCTAGCATCAGTGTAATTCAgccttgttatttttcaattcaagAATCTAGTTTACAATTCTTTTGCAAATATTtacattttagcaattaagttcttcaacttttaatcaatttaCAGCTTTTCTGTTCATATTTCAATTTCTGCGAACCTGCTTTTAGTTTTCCCTGCTAATTTACATTACCTGCATATATTTATATTACAACAATCaacctttttaatttttaaatgctcaatttacatttcctgccaataatttcattcaaacaacCAGTTCTTTAATTTTCTCAAAGCAATCATTTACATCTTGCACAAATTTACTTTTTTCTCAAGTGATCAATTTActttctttgcaaaactcaatTTATATTTCTTGTATAGATTTATAATTTCTTCAGCAATCAGTTTATTTTTAGGTCATGCTCTCAATTTACTTTTTAATGCATAGATTTATTTTTCTATGATCAATTCTTTAACTTTCTGCAAAACTCTCAATTTACATTTTCAATGCATTCTTTataatttttgcattgattagccTTTATTTTCAAGCTCAATTTTACATTTCAGTGCATAAGCGATCTTTTAATATTCCAAGCAATTAATTTCTTCCTCAAATTTCTTATAGCTGAATAAGTAGAGATCTTAACAAAGCGTATTCTAGTGGAGTCAGGGAACCCAAGGAAAAATTTAGTCCTTTTTTTCTTGCCAATTGTTCTGATTGGAAGTTAGATCGGTGCAACCACATTCACAATTGAGAACATATGCGTCCTTGTCACCCCCGTAATTCAACTCACACGTGTTAAAAAGGCCATACGTGCATTTGACATGCTTAATTGAGTAAAATCAATTTTGCACAAAAACACCTTCCCAAGCATGCTTCCAAATTTTGGAGGCATAATGATGTCTCTTCAACAGTGAGTGATGATGAGAAGTGAAATTTGTGTCCCACTGAGTATGCCAAAAATTGTTTTCAATTTTTTGCTAAGAACAATGGAAATTTGTGTTAAACATTATATATTGGGCCCATTGTAGTGAGTGAAACTAAGATTTTCTATCCCATTGGGTGTACCAAAAAATGTTTACTACGAGAACAATTTGACTGGCTAACAGGATGGAATTGCAAGAGTCTCAAATATTAAGCATATTATCTGAATTGCGCTACTGACTTATAAATAAATGATTGTGGAAACTAATTTTACTGAGTGCAACTTTGTCAAATTTCAAAGAgcaaaaaattagaaaatagaaCTTGTATTGATCGCTTGAAAATAATTACAAAGCTGTGAAAATTAAATAAGCATGTCTTTAAGAAATTAAATGCAACAACTATTAGTTTAAAGACGAATAAAATAAAGGATAGGTTAACTGCTGAGTTTGGTTTGATTGATTGGCCAAATAGGACCTTTATCATTGCAAGTCATCAATTATTTATAGTTTTCATTTAAAGGCACCTAAAAGCATCTGAAAGCCACATCTCACATTCTGTCATAGTTGGAGGTTACTTCCCTTCATCCAACTTCACATTATCTACAGCTAACTTCCTTATAACTTTCGCTTTAAGCTAACATCCACTACTTGATTATCTTTaatctaaaataattaataaacattTTTTAGGCctcataataaaattaaaaaaaataaattaatttataaaaattaatttaattaattatgaacCTAAAAAATAATTAATCACTCACAATAATTATTCTTGGaccaaataattttatttatcaaatatttttaaaataatcttaataattataataatttgtataatgatactttattattttatcattTCATATAACTTAATTACATGATTGTATATTATAATTTCTCCAATCAAACGCATTCATTGTAAAGTGTGTCTATTGATATGTATGCCCATGCCACATTAGCGTACGGGCCGTTGCAAATGCATTAAATAGATAATAGAAGCTCCTCCAGAATTAGCACAATAGAGTAGGATAGGTTACAAAAATCCTATCTAACTCTACGTGAGTCCCATGGCCTGGGGATATAAACTGAAATTTAGGCTAAATTTTGTCACTCATAAgaatattagttttttttttttttttggaagaacaagaattattaattaatttttttaattacgtttttaaatttatttttaaattataatcattATCGTTATCAAAATTACAAATATTCGACTATAAATCTATCCATCATctcttaaaaaaaattcaaataaaattatcaGAATCCATTCTAAACACTTGAATTAAGAAACAATTTGCAGAGAGTAACAATTTACAGAGACTATCATCATTTAGTTCATCAAATTGGGAGCTTTTAATAAACACAATTAAGGATCAATTTGAAAGATCATAGATTTGGCAAGACTGTAAGAAGAAAAGACTTTTACATTATTATTCACACAATTTACAATAACCTATTATTAGAGATTGTCCAACTTGGATCTCTTCCTCATCATCATCTTATGACCATCACAATAGACTTAAAACAGCTCTCtaattcctttcttttcttttttttctttcctctgATTCGATTACATATTGTAAGTCAATTCATAATCTTGAAACATCCCTTCAGATTGAAGAACAGAAGTGGATTCCCATGAAGTTGAGGATGCTGATTTTGTCTCAAAGTCACTAGACCACCATATCAAACTGTCCTTGGAAACATTCATTTCTTTGAAACAATCAAATTCAGCAATCTGATCCTCGTGTGACACAAACCCAGATGCTTTATTACTGATGATGTCCTCAAGCTCAGGTTGGAAGGTCGAAACAGGCTGGATTGCTACCTCAGATTGCTCTACAGCATCGGCCCTCGCTCCCATGCTTGACTCTGTCACATTATTACCATTGACGAAAGGGATTGGGCTGTCTGAGGATGTTAAACCATCCATGGAATTCTCCAAGCCATCCACCTTAGGGTTTTCGAATTTCAGATAATCTTGATCAAGTGTGACAGAACCAGAGAGTTGTTCATAGATATCAAGCTTTTGTCCATTCCCTTGAGGACAGCTAAGGAATTGCTGCATAAGAGAGTTGGAGCTTTCAGTCATAGATTGGAGGAGCGCCTTTTCCTGGAAAGGATGCAACTTCGGCCACAGCGCAGGGTTGTAGAAAGAGAAAGGATTTTGAAGGCTTTGAAGTTGCATATGAAGCTGCAGCCTTTCAAGTGCAGATTGGCTTAAGGCCATTGAAGATGAGCTACCTTCTACCTTGTTAGAGTCTGGACTCTCAGATGATAGACGATTGATGTTAGATTGTTTGCGTCTTCCAAGTAGTTTCTTCTTCAACCTTGTGTTCCAGTAGTTCTTAATATCATTATCTGTTCTTCCTGGTAATTGAGCTGCAATTATGGACCACCTAAAAAGCAGATGGAATTTAAGCATCAAATGTCTTTTCCAAGAGAGAGGAAACAAAAAGTAACAAACCAAGAAGAACGATCACTATAACTAAGATAAAAGTACAAGATGGACAAAGAAAAAAGACAAGCAGTTCTTGTTAAATTCtacccgagagagagagagagagagagagagagagagggagatctGGGATACCTGCTGCCTATACTAATATAGAGGCTGCAGATGATGTTGTCTTCTTCTTCAGAGAATCCACCATGTTTGATGTTGGGCCTCAAGTAATTCAACCATCTCAGTCTGCAACTTTTTCCACATCTCTTAAGCCCTAAAAAATCCCACGTCACAAAAGGGTTAAAAAAAAGATAAAGTGTTGAAAGAATTGATTGAGATGAAACTTATCAAGCAACCAAAAGTCGAAGAATACCAATTTTTTGAGGAAGTGCAATCCAGTTGCCCCCAGTACCATACTGTTCAATATAAGCCTTGAGCTTCGCATCCTCTTCAGGTGACCATGGTCCTTTTTTGACATTAGCCTTATCGCAACAAGGAGCTCTACCCATCTCTCTCTGCTTTGCTTTCCCTCTTGATTTCTTGAACAAGAACTAATCTTTGGAAGGCTGTCTGAGATTGTTGGGAAAATGGAGGAAAGATGACCAAAGATTTATAGGTAGGAAGAGGGGATTTATGTGATGCTTGTAAGGACAAAAAGTCTTACACCTCACCTTCTCCTCTCAAATAGTTCAACCCAACATCTCTCTTCTCTAgggttttctttattttcttctaGGTCTCTCTCTGCCTTTTTGGATTAGTTCGCTAAGCCATATTTAACTATAAAGTTGCAATAGGACAAAGAAGAATGGAAAATTTCTTCgtcttaagaattttaaattgaatgctCTTTCCAGGTAGCTATATTAATTTATTTGTGAACACAATACTAGAGGTAATTAAGATATAGAAGAATTAAACCTCTCCATCCTCTTGGTTTGTCTCCCATATCCTTGAAATATTCCATTATTAATCTGGCTACAGCTTGTATTGCTTTTGTTAAACCACAGATTTTTTTAGTTAGAAGAaccaaatttaatttcaataacGTGATTGACTTCTCCATGTTTATGTTAGGACAAtccttaatttattattattgttttctTCTTTTACATGTAGGAGTTTCTTGGAATGACAACCTATGCCTTGATAGCTGCAATGAAATGATATATTAAGATCAGGTTGTGGGATAAGTGTATATCAACTTCTAATAATGTTGataactcaatgaattaatttCTTGTAGTTGGGCACTTTAATCATAGAATTTAATATAATACATGCAACAAATGTGAAGAAAATTACAATATTAATAGTTgcatgcttatatatatatatatatatatatatatatatatatatatatatactggaGCCCACATATCTTTTAGACTACATAATAAGGGTAACATTGTCCCCTAGTAATTCTCCTAACTCACATCATATTGGAAATTTCGAAATCAAAATCTCTCACCATTCATATTTATAAAAGCtatatacatataagaataagggTCAATAAAATTCGATACAAAtccaaaaaaattaaatg encodes:
- the LOC110661535 gene encoding transcription factor MYB36 is translated as MGRAPCCDKANVKKGPWSPEEDAKLKAYIEQYGTGGNWIALPQKIGLKRCGKSCRLRWLNYLRPNIKHGGFSEEEDNIICSLYISIGSRWSIIAAQLPGRTDNDIKNYWNTRLKKKLLGRRKQSNINRLSSESPDSNKVEGSSSSMALSQSALERLQLHMQLQSLQNPFSFYNPALWPKLHPFQEKALLQSMTESSNSLMQQFLSCPQGNGQKLDIYEQLSGSVTLDQDYLKFENPKVDGLENSMDGLTSSDSPIPFVNGNNVTESSMGARADAVEQSEVAIQPVSTFQPELEDIISNKASGFVSHEDQIAEFDCFKEMNVSKDSLIWWSSDFETKSASSTSWESTSVLQSEGMFQDYELTYNM